The following is a genomic window from Bactrocera tryoni isolate S06 chromosome 2, CSIRO_BtryS06_freeze2, whole genome shotgun sequence.
CTTGCCAGCGCCAAGAAGTCAgcggaaaaaacaaaaacgtcgCTAGAGAAGGAAGTAAAGGAGCTCAAATCCAAATCCTCAAAATCCGATTCCAAACAAGTGCAAGAGCTGAAAAAGCAAATTGAAGAACTGCAAAAACAAGTAGCTGATGAAAATAAACGCTACAATGATTTGAATACACATTGGGAAAAATTATCAGAAGAAACGATACTAATGCGCGCCCAACTAACCACGGAGAAGGATAATATGCAAGTGGAGCTGAATTCGctgcaacaaaaaatcaatgaaatggaTGAAATACGTTCGGAGCGTACCGAACTGGCGAGAAAATTGGGCGAAATGAAGCGCAAACTGCAAGAAGCCGAGGCGAAACAGACTAAAAGCGGCGCTTCTGAATATGAAAAGACAATGCTGAAGAACAAATTGGCAGAGAAGGAGCAAGAATATGATCGTTTGCGCCGAGAAAACGAGATGAATATAGATTTAGTATTTCAGTTACGTAAGGAAAATGATGATTTAAGTagtaaattaaatgattttagtCGCATCGAGCAAGCGCAGTATTCAATTAATGAGCACAGTAGTAGCTTGCAGGCCGAAATTAAAACGCTGAAAACGAAGTGAGTAGatagaaataataaagttacgatatttattaaaatgtttgctTTCGTTTGTACTATTTTCCAGGTTACAGAACTCGGAATTACAGCTCAAATCCGAGGTGGCATCCACCCGTCTACGTTACGAGCAACAAGTCAAGAATTTGAGTGGCGAACTGACTTCCATGCAGGTGAGTTGGGCTAGGTTCTGAAGTATCACAACTTTTCGGGAGCAAatcgtattttaattttaacaataataacaatttaattGTAGAAGTCAATCAGGCTCTCATCGTTTATATTGTACGATTCCACCAAATTTCGTATTATACAATATTAAGCTATGCTTAAACTGATTCTCCTGTGGCACCTAAAACACCTGTATACATTCTTACAAATCGATAAAGCGTTATGATCATCACAAATAGTCGTCGACTAACGCCTGCTAAGCGCACGTTAACCcagtgctagaacgcaagaCGTAAATGACATCCAATTACGTTCCATTCCCATGTGAGCAGGGCAAAGGTGCCGCTTCTGGTTAGCTCTTCGGCAACCCCGCACCCAAACAAGTCGGatgatgaagtagcttgatACTATTTCTAGGGACGTGTCAGACACTCCCTGACTAGCTTTGAGCACAGAGTTAGCGAGCTCAGCtctagtattgccgctctggTGTCATTGTGAATGCTCACCTCCTTGGAACGGGCTGCACTTCGTAGCAGTGCGACTACCGCCACCTTAAGCTGTCACTTTTGCTTGAAAAACGCTAGAGTGCTAAGATAGCCTAAAGTTAAGATTGACCTTACAGAAAACCATCTTTCCAACTTTTCCTCCTAGCTTTGACGCATccatgaaaaagctcactgtACCATCTGTCGGTAAGTGAGCAGAGAAAACCCGTCACGACTGGCCCTTGCAATGTAGTGATCCAAGTTTTCAGGAATGCAGTTGAAAGAGGGGAGAATTTCGGAGTGTCCTTGTCCGGACCACTTTATATACCTAAAATGGGATTAGTGTCTTCAACCCCTAAGTTAATTTtgaaacatactatatatacagaAAAGAATATTCAGAGATTTTTTGGAGTCTGTTTATATCATATTTTCTAATGTATTCCTAATCATTTATAAGAAACAACTAATCATTCCGGATGAAAAAAGTCCAATACCATTTCGGTTTCTCATATACTAAAGaacttatttgttattgtattatttacTTTCATTCAGCGCCAATGTGAGAAGTTTAAAAAGGATCGCGATGCCTTCAAACAAATGTTGGAATCCGCACAGAAAAAGATCGGCGAATTGAAATCGAACACAGGCCGTCAGAGTCGCAGTTCAATGCATAGCAGTGATGATGATGATAAGAGTAAAATTGCCTATCTTGAACAACAGGTTTGCTATTACATTTACTTCGTGCCATCAATAccacaattcaattttaatattgaaCCTTGCTAGATCGGCTGCCTAGAGGATCAGTTAGTTGAAGCACGTCTCGAGGTGAGTAAAGTAAAGACAGAGCTTGTGTCGGAGCGCagtgcaaatgaaataaaaatatccgAGATGCAATCCAAACTTAATGAATTCGAGGAAGAACGTGTCATCGGCTCGGGACGTACAAAAATACCAGGTATGAAAACGAAATTAGAACTCTCATGGCAAAAGGAGCGTGAAGATCAACAGCGACTGCTGCAAGAAACTTCAACTTTAGCACGTGATTTACGACAAACGCTTTTCGAAGTAGAGCGTGAACGAGATAAGGAGCGACTGGAATCAAAACGACGTTTAGATCAATTGAAACGCTCAACCGAAGAGGAGATGGAGGAGGGACGACGAAAGATCGCCGAGCTACAATGTGACTTGCTAGAATTGCGCGATGTACACGCTAAATTGCGCACATCCAATGAAAAACTGCGACGCGAGCGTGAGCGTTACGAAAAGGAATTGGTGAAACGGCGTATGGAACAAGATGGTGGTGAACGTAAAGTAGGCGCATTGCTGCAAACCGTCGATGAATTAGTAAAAATAGCGCCAGATTTGAAAATGGTAACAACAAGTAGTCGCTCCACATCGAGCAGTGGCAACACATTGCGACCGGATGCAGCGGGTACAGCGCGACAACGCAGTCGCAGTCCATCGCCCAGTAGCGCGCTCAATAACTCACAAATAACTAATGTGCTGGCGCGTTTGGCTGAGGCATCTGAGGAGTTGCGCAAATTCCAGCGTCTCAATGAAGATGAAAACGAGCGAACGCGCATGAGGCGTAGCAATTTGCGTCGTGCAGCATCGCAGGAAAACGATCCACATGGCAGTCAAAGTTCGGTGGCAAGCGCTGCAGGTTCCACGCGCAATGGTTCCAAGCTATCGCGCTCATCAGGGCATAATGGTAGCTTAATAAGGAAGAGTCTGTCGCTGGATCATTCAATACAGAAGGATCAGGTTGTTATTTGGTTGTACtgtaatagttttatttttataatgcgACTTGATCTCTATAACAGAATATTTGGCGTCAAGATGACGGCAGCGTCTCATCAATGCAGTCCATTGATTCCGAATTGGGTGGCATGGTGCGTGATAGCAGCTTCGATTCACGTCTGGACTCACGTTTATCCGGTGGCTCTACACAGAGTGATATACCGCGCGGTCCGCgtaagaaaaagaaaagcttAATGGGCAAACTGCGTAGTCTAACAAAGAGTAGTCGTAATTCCGAGAGTGAAGTGTCGGTAAGTTTGTCGTCATCTGCTGCTTTTAAGTACTCTACCCTACtcagacgtacatatgtatttcatcaTTTGATAGATTCAGGGATCTGACTCTGATATTAGTGTTGCCAGTGATATGCGCGCCAGCAAAAAAGATTTACGTGGTCGTTTATCAGGTATGTTTAAGCGTGCGGGTTCAACATCACGAAGTGAGAGCACCGAACGCATGGCAGCCGAAAATCGTCCGGTGGCGGTAATAGTAGTTGGAGATGAGAATGGTCCACAGCCGCGTGATCCACCGCCAGCAAATGCTGCCACAGCTAAGCCAATTCGTGCTGCGGTGAGTTTCGGAGATTTCATTGTCTTTCGATCTTAGCTTATATGCTCGAGTACTTTTTTCAGATAAAACCACCGACGCCCACAACGCCGCTGACTAAACGACGTGCCGCCAAGTAGTTGCGCCATTTTCTATATATTGTATTAGAAACTCGTTCCATGCCACGGTATTTCTtatcctacatacatacatattcttacatagtacatgcatacatgaaATGCTTCATTATTTGATATGTTAGTAGAGAGAGTGCTTCTTTTTTGCTGCGTATAAGAGTCGGTGACGAACACGCCGGACAAGCGGATATAATCCCATTTTTAATGGTTAAAGGGCTTGCCGCATAGTGTCCGactcatttttaaaatattataaaattaaaaaaaaagtttctattaattttatttattacaaatattcatTTTCTCAATGTATCATAATGTTTATGTCATATtacaaaatcattatattagcCAATATGAATCCATAATATTactgcatttttattttatgaatgaGCATCATAAACCTTATAGAGGTAGTTGACTGTAACCCGTTTGGCTTGAACCCTCCTGAAAGCCCTACatattatcgaaaaaaaattttttaaggacATAAAAATAATCTATTCTTGCTCGAACAGAAAAGGTTAGATCGACAATACCATGAAACAATTTATCTATTCCTCGATGGCTTGAAATGTGAAGcagttttttaaactaaataactAAAGATCTGTCTTTCGGGTTCCGATTATGGTCCACAAAATCGGTTACCACTTCAACCAgcaacttcacaaattttcttGACAATCAAGGCGACCCTATAGATCAACAAAATCTCACTCTGCAAAGTAGATCATTAGCCTGAGATTTCATCTTCAGAAGATTAGGTTAGTCTAGTTGGCCAATGAGTTTTGATTCTTAGCTCTACCGGAGGGAGTGCCGTTACGCAATCCACGCGGAGACTCGAAATTCAACAGACCCTAACGATACCTTTTCCAGTGTCTCATTACGTGGTGCTATCAAAAGCTTAAAGCTTACTCTTGTCAATGAGAGGCAAGTGTACAAGAGAGTTTCCATTGTTTCCATGCTGCCTTGCTTTTGATACTTCCTGCGATCCTCTCGATCTGCCAGCCCCATTCTACAGACGTGTGCTGCCAAGAGATTGTTCCGATCAAGTTCTTACAGTCTCCCCTATCAAGTGCCTGTAAGAACTTTGTCTTCATAGCTATCGTTTTATACACGACTTTTGCTGTTTTTCACCCAGTTTTTCTGTCCATGCATCTATTCAGACTGTCGTATAGACAATACATGGTCTTTTCAATATTGATCGCGTTTTCAGGTGACAGATGAACACCACTATCGAACTGGCATTTGAGAAATCCCGTTTTTATACTACAGAgtattttgttcacctaacgattgtacgtatcacataaaactaCTCGAGATGGATATATGGTTATATAGTAACAGTGGcgaacgcaggaaaaaaatttggggggGGGGGGGTCaggtaaaaagacaatgtttcattattttattcacaaattgaagtctaatcttcttttattttgggccataacatttaaaatctcttcctccgTCACCTCTATATCTCTAGggatattcaagagagccattccgttcaggcgtgcttctccagttttatttcttaaatgtgttttaagcctgtgaagtgaggaaaacgagcgttcacttgaagcgacagatatagggattgttgctccaatctttaaaaaacgatgcactaaaaagcttggatctctttgtttgatttaaccagttcctgaaaatatattcaaaattttagttagaaaatataatctgaagaaaagatttttaaccttttccacattctaaattcagcaaatgaaaaacaaataataagtaaagttgtgtatataattcagaccagttttttctggttgtttttattaaaaatatagacattttagttaagacactcaagtatttttttgcaaatagcataattttttttaatttaaatttatttcacaacagtttgctcatggagcgaaaactgaaagtcataataaatgagtttttatttttcctgtattatgattaacaataaactctaaaaaaaataatagaaaccttattggtgacttttcagctcagaactaattttcaaaagaagtccattttcgactcacaattcaccttaaatctaaaaaaatccagttcagcagccacagagttataaggcaaGCTCATTActttaaagcaaattaaaaaaatgtctctgtccattttatatttttctgggttttttaattggcctacattcccacaactttttaatactatccagatacaataggtttgtttttagtttaacattttcatagtttcaaaaaattaaattctatcagcagaaaagtatcaaaataggccgtttgtgaacaaaaaagtatcaaatcacaaaatttagaaaacaccCCAAAACCCCCCCCTGCGTTCGCCCCTGTAtagtatatagcatataaattatgaccctcgtaattcgtgatcatttcgccaaaaactcaacccatatcgttccgcaaccaccgtattcacctgatctggcgccgtgcgacttctggctgttcaccaagctcaaaagaccgctccggggacaccgtttctatacgatagaggagattccagccgcagcgaagacggaactgaaggccatcccggaaagtgactaagtgtttcgaagattggaaaatccgttggcataagtgcattgcatcgggaggggattactttgaagggaatgaaattgatttggaagaataaataaagcgttttcaaaataaatacaatgtcaccttattttttgggcacaataGTAAAACTGCAATTTAGTACAGGGGATCGAAGTAGCAAAgggccgcgatgtctgaatttggtatccccgcaaaactagtacggctgtgtaaactgacgttgagcaacaccaaaagttccATCAGAATCGAGtaggacctctctgagccgtttgataccaaacgaggtttcagacaaggcgacttcatTTCGTGTGAGTTTTTCAACccacttctggagaaaataattccagctACATAAGTAAGCAGAGaagataccatcttctataagagtgtacggctgctggcgtatgcctttgatgttgatatcattggccttagcaaccgcgccgttagttctgctttctccagaatggataaggaagcaaagtaaatgggtctggtggtgaacgagggcaaaacgaaatatctgctatcagcaaacaaacagtcgtcgcacacgagactaggcacccacgttactgttgacagtcataacttcaaagttgtagatcatttcgtctatcttggaaccagcattagcagcaacaaaaatgtcagcctcaaaattcaacgcagaatatctcttgcaaAGAGGTGGTGCTTCGGAcaaagtaggcaattgagaagtaacgTAATCTGTCGACGAACAATAACAAAACTCtatatggacgatgacaacatctgatgagtagACGAGAGAAAGGTTCCGTGGAAGagttatgatcctttgcgcggTGGCCACGTCGAATATTgtattcgatagaacgatgagctgtatgagatatacaatgacattgacttagttcagcgaattaagagacagtggctacgctggctaggtcatgcttcagctctaaaagtattagtattagtattagAATAAAGTAAAGACGCGGTACCCGCCGTGGAAGGAGAGGAAagggaagacttccactccgttggaaagaccaggtggagaaggacctggcttggttttgaatctccaattggcgccatcttgcgaaaaaaagaaacaagcgaaagcggtttctacgccagtaaggaagcagaagaagtgcgaaatatacaattgaaattcagacaaactcctttcctgacaatagtaattgtgtgtatcaaaaatggcttgaatcCGGTCAATACTTCCTATCCCTGCATTtagtataaagattttcgaacttccaggtgacatTGTACTGggtatatcggtcaatattggagttatctcaatgaaaccTACAGAACGTGTCATATCATAACAGTATaactttgtatttaaaatagatacattacaattgggcgaaaacctGACCTATCTCCCATATAAatattaccaggattttcgaacaaccggctgactttataccatatgaatgatgattgtatgtgaggtaccttaatgacactcggtgaacatttttttgaaatgtggCATGATANNNNNNNNNNNNNNNNNNNNNNNNNNNNNNNNNNNNNNNNNNNNNNNNNNNNNNNNNNNNNNNNNNNNNNNNNNNNNNNNNNNNNNNNNNNNNNNNNNNNAAGCTCCGCTGACATGTCAGTGTGGATACGAGTTGTTGTTAAGCAGACATACCTTCGAGTGACCGTGGACTTATGGCATTGTTATGAGGGTTAAATCCAAATCCGAGCTGTTGTAGACATCTCAACTCCTCTTAAATTTATACAGATGTTATCGTAAGTTGTTGGGCGGTGAGTGCTGAAATATTGCTTCACTTCCATATTTAATTACATTGCAGGCAGGTAAGTTTGGCACAGTGGCCTCTCAGCGCAGACACCGACTATTTAACAGTAACATCGGTCTCTTAAAAGTTAAGCAATAAATAGTGACTAAGTTTCAACTATCTGGACTTAAAATGTTAATGATAGAAAAGGTAGTGTATGATCAActttaaaaagaataataacTTATAATTGAAGATGGTTCAATTTTCTCTGCAGTGAGTCATGACAACATCGGCttctaacaaattttaattgcaatatGTTTTACAAGACCTCGAAACATTCCATTATGAAAAGCAATATTGGCCTCCAGTAGTTAGTGGGGTTAAATGTCAGCGTAAATTAGATGTGACGTTAATTTTACTATTTGGTAGGTATTCCGTTACTGGAACCAActgaaatttagcataaatgCTATGAAAAAAGTTACGGTTATCTGCATCACTGCTCTTTACtttcaactgaaaaattttgaacaaccgaaaataaattaaatttttctttaaattacaaaatgttATTCAAAGCCGAATTGAAGAACTTACAAGTGCTGCCACTAATTTTCATTATCTTTGTTTTGCCGAAAACTAAATAACAATTAATGCAAAGAAAGAAAGAAGGATAGAATCTTTTGCTGAgcttatttattacaatttcattttcaatatgcCTTTCTGttcgttgtttttttatatgcaCAATTAATGACAGCCATATTTTAATGCCAAAGACCTACTTATACAACCATTTATATCCTTCCCTAAGGACACTCTGTCCACATGAAGAACACATAACCGAGGAAAATCTGTGATTTATGCACTCGACAATAAAATATGATGGCACAATAAGTGAAGATGAATGCagaaatacaaataacaaaaaattctgaaaatgtGAATACTGAAATGTGCCGTTGTACCCACGcccagaaaaaataacaaagtcTAGAACGGAAAATagcgaataataataaaaagccgAATGAGCAATTGCAACTTCTGgctttgtgtgtatttgtgatGCAACAAACAATATGCAAATTGTTACTAAAGAAGGAAGTTGTGAGGAACAGGCCGAAAACCAAACATTTCTGTGTAACtgtgtaaaataaaagaaataaatgaaaaataaactaattagTGCGTTCTTCTCGGTGCATTTATCTATGTTTCTATACATTTGTGTTAGGaagaactataaaaaataaattttatttatattgaaaacgcctacaacaaatataaattaacacaaGGTGCATTTCAAAGTatacaggactttaaaaaaatacggaacaaatgattttttcggcaaaatcaatttgttttttattcaagatAGTCTCCCTtctgccatatcaggtgaatacggggagtggttaatggttaaaatgtgacttttggtcaaataatcgtccttagaatgttggattctgagcaatttttggtcgtcatcCAATTTGTGCGCTACAAACAGTGCACCTACCTTTCGTAATCCCAAATGtgcggtcaaaatgcgataaatcgatgttttggaaatgttcaattccatttccatgaatttcaatgaatcAAGTCGAAccgaaatcgatttttgatgaattcacgcacagtttcgatggaatttccggtgatcacggagtttattggcccacatgttgatcgtcatttatgtcctcacgaccactttgaaaacgttgaaaccactcgtgcactctgctacgggataggcaatcatcgccataaacttgtttcatcaattgaaatgtttcggtaaaagttttaccaattttaaaacaaaatttaatgttggttctttgttcgaagctcattttcgcaccgataacacaaacatactgacacttaaaacgcaataacttcacgtccaatcaataaaatgtcatgaaattctcaccggataatcgataaagatagcaaattctaacgcatcattcgacatatagatggcgcctcCAGGGGGTGCTGGATTCAAagagtcctgtttactttggaacaatACTTGTAATTCCCCAATCTGTTTTATTTTAgcagtttgtgtttttgtagtatggtttttaaattaaaagtatgaATATTGGTGGACCACCGCAGCCCGTGGACCACCAGTGGTCGGGTCGGGTCGGGTAGAacgttttattaattaaaatttaatatatgccTCATTACTAATGTCTCGTGAGTAAACAATTTACAAGAAAAACagaaatcattatattagggATAAGGGGCTTATAACACAATCGATTTTATTCATTACCAAGTTAAGTTTGTGAACACATTGGTATATCACTTTTATTAACCAAcaaaaaaagctttaagtcATCTAGAAGGtcggaaattattatattttacatatattggatgtatgtatatggacaaAAAAGGAGGTCTAAACTGATTTCACTAActtgtaataatatattattcaaGAGATTGTGTttgcaagcaattttataaagaaaacacACACATTTTGACGGATATAGGCCGCAAGAAGTCTGCTGGAAAcgcgaaaattattaaaaggtTTATAGTTTATGGTAGCTGAAGTAATTCGTAGACAAAACTTTCTAATTTTTCTC
Proteins encoded in this region:
- the LOC120768734 gene encoding paramyosin-like — translated: MRRIFQQQNSKKRTGCNQTTKLLELQANLYQCVLSGVALMEHNSEPIDAENLRKKVARYEDENDSLMMQLKKMATRSRTTRKLSPIPHRLMPESAAERDEGISDEDDPAELRILLELNEQEAAILRQRVDDLEKENRETKKHVRELQEKVHQAETGDKKSSLLSFNSTPTNAADKKLKALTEELMQLRKSLSDKDRTIERLQSEIAAKTGSALPQDVNIDAKRQLKLVEQEASVLRTKISTLESENEKLLKDNKRMQLQALRKSTSLDKNGANGEELTKLKESLEKMECERNELDAKLKVILQEAEAKLPIRAPKRVTDLTPKNHLKKWIEELEDEIREMRVIVLNSGGDKLKTLETEKASLEEQLQKAKQRLSIAEGDIDRLKTLTSSSPKLSELEQKLKKSDDEAKKHSSKVKELEDKIKKQDSQIKKIEAAKAALETQTKLDKEKHTTLEKDYEKERKEREKLESKLAQLDADLASAKKSAEKTKTSLEKEVKELKSKSSKSDSKQVQELKKQIEELQKQVADENKRYNDLNTHWEKLSEETILMRAQLTTEKDNMQVELNSLQQKINEMDEIRSERTELARKLGEMKRKLQEAEAKQTKSGASEYEKTMLKNKLAEKEQEYDRLRRENEMNIDLVFQLRKENDDLSSKLNDFSRIEQAQYSINEHSSSLQAEIKTLKTKLQNSELQLKSEVASTRLRYEQQVKNLSGELTSMQRQCEKFKKDRDAFKQMLESAQKKIGELKSNTGRQSRSSMHSSDDDDKSKIAYLEQQIGCLEDQLVEARLEVSKVKTELVSERSANEIKISEMQSKLNEFEEERVIGSGRTKIPGMKTKLELSWQKEREDQQRLLQETSTLARDLRQTLFEVERERDKERLESKRRLDQLKRSTEEEMEEGRRKIAELQCDLLELRDVHAKLRTSNEKLRRERERYEKELVKRRMEQDGGERKVGALLQTVDELVKIAPDLKMVTTSSRSTSSSGNTLRPDAAGTARQRSRSPSPSSALNNSQITNVLARLAEASEELRKFQRLNEDENERTRMRRSNLRRAASQENDPHGSQSSVASAAGSTRNGSKLSRSSGHNGSLIRKSLSLDHSIQKDQNIWRQDDGSVSSMQSIDSELGGMVRDSSFDSRLDSRLSGGSTQSDIPRGPRKKKKSLMGKLRSLTKSSRNSESEVSIQGSDSDISVASDMRASKKDLRGRLSGMFKRAGSTSRSESTERMAAENRPVAVIVVGDENGPQPRDPPPANAATAKPIRAAIKPPTPTTPLTKRRAAK